The following proteins come from a genomic window of Paenibacillus spongiae:
- a CDS encoding alpha-mannosidase, with product MNKQRKAHIISHTHWDREWYLPYEKHHVLLVKLMDTLIDTLENDPEYRSFYLDGQTIILEDYLQVRPEKRERLERLIRDGRIFIGPWYILQDAFLTSSEANARNLQIGHQDASRYGTIAKVGYFPDTFGNIGQAPQMMRQAGIDNAVFGRGVKPTGFNNTVADSEYESSFSELIWEGPDGSQVLGILFANWYSNGNEIPADETEAKLYWERKLADAEKYASTGQLLYMNGCDHQPIQRDLAEALRTARRLYPDTEFVHSNFADYLASVRSSLGRELSVVKGELRSQRTDGWSTLVNTASSRVYLKQMNQAGQALLEKVAEPLAAYAYLLGEDYPHHLFTYAWKTLMQNHPHDSICGCSVDEVHREMVTRFEKSRHVAETIVDDSKHAIASAIDTTAFAAYGADALPVVAFNTTGWARTGVVTIEADAERLYFRDGVPLPEINRRMKAVDLTGRVLVDESGRIIPCTVEDLGLQFGYDLPDDKFRQPYQARRVRLTFEAEQVPALGHRTYAWVRKAESGAAENAVSDSASASYSLLNGDRIMENDRIRIEIADDGSFALTDKSTGREFRDLCVYEDTGDIGNEYMYKQPNGEEALTTKGLTADIRVVENKPYRATFEIVHEWAIPAGADDLLAEEQRDLVYFPERKAQRVSRTVPMTIRTLVSLNRSGRGVEIRTSFNNQAKDHRVRALFPTDLAAGTHAADSIFEVAVRDNEPSAEWMNPSNCQHQQAFVDVSGAGAGLTVANLGLNEYEVLRDGRNTIAVTLLRSTGELGDWGLFPTPEAQCLGEQTASLLLVPHDGDGASSGAYAEAYQFQVPWTTCQTELHEGKLKPLHAPLHWEGSRLAFSSLKVSADSGDVMLRWYNMNAAPTTLALTSPMASGGTYKSDLLELQGETLEANGKTSTLAVGPCEIVTVGVKVE from the coding sequence ATGAACAAACAACGGAAGGCGCATATTATTTCGCATACCCACTGGGACCGGGAATGGTATTTGCCTTATGAGAAGCATCACGTACTGCTCGTGAAGCTGATGGATACGCTTATCGACACGCTGGAGAACGATCCGGAATACAGAAGCTTCTATCTGGACGGTCAGACGATCATCCTGGAGGACTATTTGCAGGTGAGGCCGGAGAAGCGGGAGCGCCTCGAACGGTTAATCCGGGACGGCCGCATCTTTATCGGACCGTGGTATATTTTGCAGGATGCGTTCCTGACGAGCAGCGAAGCGAACGCGCGGAATTTGCAGATCGGCCATCAGGACGCGTCGCGTTATGGGACGATCGCGAAGGTGGGATATTTCCCCGACACGTTCGGCAATATCGGACAAGCGCCTCAGATGATGCGCCAGGCGGGCATCGATAACGCCGTATTCGGCAGGGGCGTCAAGCCGACCGGCTTCAATAATACCGTGGCCGATTCCGAATACGAATCTTCGTTCTCCGAGCTGATCTGGGAAGGACCGGACGGCTCGCAGGTGCTCGGCATCCTGTTCGCGAACTGGTACTCGAACGGCAACGAAATTCCGGCGGACGAGACGGAAGCGAAGCTGTACTGGGAACGCAAGCTGGCCGATGCGGAGAAGTATGCGTCGACCGGGCAGCTGCTGTACATGAACGGCTGCGACCATCAGCCGATTCAGCGGGATTTGGCCGAGGCGCTGCGGACGGCCCGCAGACTTTACCCCGATACGGAGTTCGTCCATTCGAACTTCGCGGACTATTTGGCATCGGTTCGCAGCTCGCTTGGTCGGGAGCTGTCCGTCGTCAAGGGCGAGCTGCGCAGCCAGCGGACGGACGGCTGGTCTACGCTGGTTAATACCGCTTCCTCTCGCGTCTATCTAAAGCAGATGAATCAAGCCGGTCAGGCGCTGCTGGAGAAAGTGGCCGAGCCGCTTGCAGCTTACGCTTATCTGCTCGGGGAAGATTATCCGCATCACCTGTTCACGTATGCGTGGAAGACGCTCATGCAGAACCATCCGCATGACAGTATCTGCGGCTGCAGCGTGGACGAGGTGCACCGCGAGATGGTGACGCGCTTCGAGAAGAGCCGCCATGTGGCGGAAACGATCGTGGACGACAGCAAGCATGCGATTGCCTCGGCAATCGATACGACCGCATTCGCGGCGTACGGGGCCGATGCGCTGCCGGTTGTCGCATTCAACACGACCGGCTGGGCGAGAACGGGCGTCGTTACGATCGAGGCGGATGCCGAGCGGCTGTACTTCCGCGACGGCGTGCCTCTCCCCGAGATTAACCGCCGCATGAAGGCGGTCGATCTGACCGGCCGCGTGCTGGTGGATGAATCCGGCCGGATCATACCTTGCACGGTGGAGGATTTGGGCCTGCAGTTCGGCTATGATCTGCCGGATGACAAGTTCCGTCAACCGTACCAGGCCCGCCGGGTGCGCCTGACGTTCGAAGCGGAGCAAGTGCCTGCGCTTGGACACCGGACATACGCCTGGGTTCGCAAGGCGGAGAGCGGCGCCGCGGAGAATGCGGTCTCGGATTCCGCTTCGGCCAGCTATTCACTGCTGAATGGCGACCGCATCATGGAGAACGACCGGATCCGGATCGAGATAGCCGATGACGGTTCGTTCGCTTTGACGGACAAGTCGACCGGCCGCGAGTTCCGCGATTTGTGCGTGTACGAGGATACCGGGGATATCGGGAACGAATATATGTACAAGCAGCCGAATGGAGAGGAAGCGCTGACGACCAAAGGGCTCACGGCAGACATTCGCGTCGTGGAGAACAAACCGTACCGCGCGACCTTCGAAATCGTGCATGAATGGGCGATTCCGGCCGGCGCGGACGATTTGCTTGCGGAAGAGCAGCGGGACCTGGTCTATTTCCCGGAACGGAAGGCGCAGCGCGTCAGCCGGACGGTGCCGATGACGATTCGTACGCTGGTCAGCCTGAACCGGAGCGGCCGAGGGGTGGAGATTCGTACATCCTTCAATAATCAGGCGAAGGATCATCGCGTCCGCGCCTTGTTCCCAACCGACTTGGCGGCTGGCACGCATGCCGCCGACTCGATCTTCGAGGTTGCCGTACGCGACAACGAGCCGTCGGCCGAGTGGATGAATCCAAGCAACTGCCAGCATCAGCAGGCGTTCGTCGACGTAAGTGGCGCCGGCGCCGGCTTGACGGTCGCGAATCTGGGGCTGAACGAGTATGAAGTGCTTCGTGACGGACGTAATACGATCGCGGTGACGCTGCTTCGCTCGACGGGCGAGCTCGGCGACTGGGGCTTGTTCCCGACGCCGGAGGCGCAATGCCTCGGCGAGCAGACGGCGAGTCTGCTTCTGGTGCCGCATGACGGCGACGGCGCCTCGTCGGGTGCGTACGCGGAAGCTTATCAGTTCCAGGTGCCATGGACGACATGCCAGACGGAGCTGCACGAAGGAAAGCTGAAGCCGCTGCATGCGCCGCTTCACTGGGAAGGCAGCCGGCTCGCATTCTCCTCATTGAAGGTAAGCGCCGATTCCGGCGACGTGATGCTGCGCTGGTACAATATGAACGCGGCGCCGACGACGCTTGCGCTAACCTCGCCAATGGCGAGCGGCGGAACCTACAAGAGCGATCTGCTGGAGCTGCAGGGCGAGACGCTTGAGGCGAACGGCAAGACGTCGACCTTGGCGGTCGGTCCTTGTGAGATCGTAACTGTGGGCGTGAAGGTAGAATAA